A single Bifidobacterium scardovii JCM 12489 = DSM 13734 DNA region contains:
- a CDS encoding carbohydrate ABC transporter permease, with amino-acid sequence MAATATKKSLFHRERENSQIGESTANQAKGASKWGVLTILIILTVYAVGPLWWLIVSVTKNKQELYTTNGLWFAKDFNLVKNLHDLFTYQDGIYGQWLWNTIWISLVCSAGVTLITVTAGYGLAKYRFHTRGLIMGMIIVSFLIPGSLLIVPSFILFNKVGMYDTWWVMLLPGMFTPMNVYLAKVYAEGSVPTELMEAARVDGAGEYRIFWQISSRLLVTPAATIFLLSFVGNWNSFMWPMVFLKDYHKWTVMLGLQSWIARGTDSQYDLTILVLTGAFISMIPVVCLMIALQRYWKSGVTVGSLK; translated from the coding sequence ATGGCTGCCACAGCAACGAAGAAGTCACTGTTCCACCGCGAGAGGGAAAACTCGCAGATCGGCGAATCCACCGCGAACCAGGCCAAGGGCGCCTCGAAATGGGGCGTGCTCACCATCCTCATCATCCTGACCGTCTACGCGGTCGGTCCGCTGTGGTGGCTCATCGTCTCGGTCACGAAGAACAAGCAGGAGCTGTACACCACCAACGGGCTGTGGTTCGCCAAGGACTTCAACCTGGTCAAGAACCTGCATGACCTGTTCACCTACCAGGACGGCATCTACGGCCAGTGGCTGTGGAACACGATCTGGATCTCGCTGGTGTGCTCCGCCGGCGTGACGCTCATCACCGTGACCGCCGGCTACGGCCTCGCCAAGTACAGGTTCCACACCCGCGGCCTGATCATGGGCATGATCATCGTGTCCTTCCTGATCCCCGGCTCGCTGCTCATCGTCCCCTCGTTCATCCTGTTCAACAAGGTCGGCATGTACGACACCTGGTGGGTGATGCTGCTGCCGGGCATGTTCACGCCGATGAACGTCTATCTTGCCAAGGTCTACGCCGAGGGATCGGTGCCGACCGAGCTGATGGAGGCCGCTCGCGTCGACGGTGCCGGCGAGTACCGCATCTTCTGGCAGATCTCCTCGCGCCTGCTGGTCACCCCGGCGGCCACGATCTTCCTGCTGTCGTTCGTGGGCAACTGGAACTCCTTCATGTGGCCCATGGTCTTCCTGAAGGATTACCACAAGTGGACCGTGATGCTGGGCCTGCAGTCCTGGATCGCGCGCGGCACCGACTCCCAGTACGATCTGACGATCCTGGTGCTGACCGGCGCGTTCATCTCGATGATCCCGGTGGTGTGCCTGATGATCGCGCTGCAGCGCTACTGGAAGTCCGGCGTGACGGTCGGTAGCCTGAAGTGA
- a CDS encoding carbohydrate ABC transporter permease: MRKASNLGRSARERRESILRSAIILPITIVCAIPLWYVVINTFKTINDMASNPLGLPTKWTLDNYRHILETIPVGRSFMNTIIVTVVAVAIEVIIGSMAAYGMILRKSWFTAAIGTLLMIAFVIPTQAILIPLYKMESELHLVNTLQGLILLYLGGAVFCYFLIVGYMRKLPYELIEAARIDGAGPLRIYWQIVLPLIRPILVTVIVFQTMGTWNNFMYPNVFLSSSELQTIIVQTYNAVGEFTTDWPSYMTMTLIALIPVFVFFILCQRWIVAGLIAGSVKG, encoded by the coding sequence ATGCGCAAGGCATCGAATCTGGGTCGGTCCGCTCGCGAACGGCGCGAATCCATACTGCGGTCCGCCATCATATTACCCATCACCATCGTATGCGCCATTCCGTTATGGTATGTGGTCATCAACACCTTCAAAACCATCAATGACATGGCCAGCAATCCTCTGGGGCTGCCGACCAAGTGGACATTGGACAACTATCGGCACATTCTGGAGACAATCCCCGTCGGACGCAGTTTCATGAACACCATTATCGTGACCGTCGTGGCAGTGGCGATTGAAGTGATCATCGGTTCTATGGCGGCATACGGCATGATCCTGAGGAAGTCGTGGTTCACCGCGGCGATCGGCACTTTGCTGATGATCGCGTTCGTCATTCCGACACAGGCTATTCTGATCCCGCTGTACAAAATGGAATCGGAGCTGCACCTGGTCAATACGTTGCAGGGACTGATCCTGCTGTACCTTGGCGGTGCGGTGTTCTGCTACTTCCTGATTGTCGGATATATGCGCAAGCTGCCGTACGAGCTCATCGAGGCGGCCAGAATAGACGGCGCCGGCCCGCTCCGTATCTATTGGCAAATCGTATTGCCGCTGATCCGGCCCATTCTGGTGACCGTGATCGTGTTCCAGACCATGGGAACGTGGAACAACTTCATGTATCCGAACGTGTTCCTGTCGTCGTCGGAGTTGCAGACGATCATCGTGCAGACGTACAACGCGGTGGGGGAGTTCACCACCGATTGGCCGTCCTATATGACTATGACGCTCATCGCGCTGATTCCGGTCTTCGTGTTCTTCATCCTATGCCAGCGTTGGATCGTGGCCGGATTGATCGCCGGTTCGGTGAAGGGCTGA
- a CDS encoding glycosyl hydrolase family 28 protein, which translates to MHDVRESSMCYFDFDGRVEVEVRVKGWYTMYRADIRPLSLGVEPRLAEANRLVFTLDKPANLSVEINRERQHNLHVFAGSLRCAPDPESGAEPADVTVPGSLTRPSTLGCYEVNERIEAALDTGRPRAVVLIEPGYHYLADGVWNIPSHTDVIIEGGAVLEGSLVIDHAEDVRVRGRGVLYLADFKRFSGTSGVVVTFSKNVTLEDLILINPPHYTVFMGSSRDVAISGVKTFSCEGWSDGIDMMACADVRIADCFLRTSDDCIAVYGSRWQYRGGSSDVSVRDCTLWADVAHPMMIGTHGDHEHDGDVLERLRFENIDVLEHNEYQSGYLGVMAINAGDKNTVRDVLWRSIRIERISRGRVFDIETKWNTDYNPAPGRLIENVRIEDVDVTTGGDEEPSLIGGYDAEHPVRGVTIRGMRRDGRACGSLAEANAQVLANAEGVELSR; encoded by the coding sequence ATGCATGACGTGCGCGAATCGTCGATGTGCTACTTCGACTTCGACGGACGCGTCGAGGTCGAGGTGCGCGTCAAGGGCTGGTACACCATGTACCGCGCGGACATCCGCCCCCTGTCGCTCGGCGTCGAACCGCGCCTGGCGGAGGCGAACCGTCTGGTGTTCACGCTCGACAAGCCGGCGAACCTGAGCGTGGAGATCAACCGCGAACGCCAGCACAACCTGCACGTCTTCGCCGGTTCGCTGCGCTGCGCGCCCGATCCGGAATCCGGCGCCGAACCCGCCGACGTGACCGTGCCCGGCTCCCTCACCCGCCCGTCCACGCTCGGGTGCTATGAGGTCAACGAGCGTATCGAGGCCGCGCTGGATACCGGGCGCCCCCGCGCCGTCGTGCTCATCGAGCCCGGCTACCACTACCTCGCCGACGGCGTGTGGAACATCCCCTCGCACACCGATGTGATCATCGAGGGTGGCGCGGTGCTCGAGGGATCGCTGGTCATCGACCACGCCGAGGACGTGCGCGTGCGGGGCAGGGGAGTGCTCTACCTCGCCGATTTCAAGCGGTTCTCCGGTACGAGCGGCGTCGTCGTCACCTTCTCCAAGAACGTGACGCTTGAGGACCTTATCCTCATCAATCCGCCGCACTACACGGTGTTCATGGGCTCGTCGCGCGATGTGGCGATCAGCGGCGTCAAAACGTTCAGCTGCGAGGGATGGTCCGACGGCATCGACATGATGGCCTGCGCGGACGTGCGCATCGCCGACTGCTTCCTGCGTACCTCCGACGACTGCATCGCCGTGTACGGCAGCCGTTGGCAGTACCGTGGCGGGTCGAGCGACGTGAGCGTGCGCGATTGCACGCTGTGGGCCGATGTGGCGCATCCGATGATGATCGGCACGCACGGCGACCACGAGCACGATGGCGATGTACTGGAACGGCTTCGCTTCGAGAACATCGACGTGCTGGAACACAACGAATACCAGAGCGGATATCTGGGCGTGATGGCGATCAACGCCGGCGACAAGAACACGGTGCGCGACGTGTTGTGGCGGTCCATCCGCATCGAACGCATCTCGCGCGGCCGCGTGTTCGACATCGAAACCAAGTGGAACACGGACTACAACCCCGCGCCGGGGCGCCTGATCGAAAACGTGCGCATCGAGGATGTGGACGTGACCACCGGAGGCGACGAGGAACCGTCGCTGATCGGCGGATACGACGCCGAACATCCGGTGCGCGGCGTGACCATCCGCGGCATGCGCCGCGACGGGCGCGCGTGCGGGAGCCTTGCCGAGGCCAACGCGCAGGTACTCGCCAATGCCGAAGGTGTGGAACTGTCCCGCTGA
- a CDS encoding ABC transporter substrate-binding protein, whose translation MKLRNKVIAAVSIVGMLSGLAACGSASGATGQTTISYFSTWNGSMIKPVIEEFEKDNPNIKVDVSFAANPAQYAQTLRTRISGNQTPDVFMLASEIRDQMIDSGYTLDVTNEPFVKNLSDSNREYLTRKGKVYGASIGAWSNAMAYNPDLLAKVGYSEFPTTWDDFMTMLEKLKDAGIAPYVTPVDQTPHEFQAMLGAHYAATGDKAGERKVFDGKSTFEKEYTPYLTKWNDLFDKGLVSRDMVGANGDDLFAMFTAGKVAVYKSGTWDLDRLKQSGVKFGLAPNPSVNGEGQYLSGNASQGIAIAATAKGAKLEAAKKLLTFLTSEKGLALLEKNTATVITAKNYKTDVIPEYKDLYDNYLMKGKYYLSVNNWPRGTDVLQAEMYAQVQRMVQGEITPAEVGKAMDEKLATVG comes from the coding sequence ATGAAGTTACGTAACAAGGTGATCGCTGCGGTTTCGATCGTCGGTATGCTCTCGGGGCTTGCCGCATGCGGCAGCGCAAGCGGCGCGACCGGGCAGACCACCATATCGTATTTCTCGACATGGAACGGTTCCATGATCAAGCCGGTCATCGAGGAATTCGAGAAGGACAACCCCAATATCAAAGTCGATGTGAGCTTCGCCGCGAATCCGGCGCAGTACGCGCAGACGCTGCGTACGCGCATCTCCGGCAATCAGACTCCGGATGTGTTCATGCTTGCTTCGGAAATCCGCGACCAGATGATCGACAGTGGCTACACCTTGGATGTCACCAACGAGCCGTTCGTGAAGAACCTGTCGGATAGCAACCGCGAGTATCTGACCAGAAAGGGCAAGGTGTATGGTGCTTCGATCGGAGCGTGGTCGAACGCCATGGCGTATAACCCCGATCTGCTGGCCAAGGTGGGATACTCGGAGTTTCCGACGACCTGGGATGACTTCATGACCATGCTTGAGAAACTCAAGGACGCCGGGATCGCCCCATATGTAACTCCGGTCGATCAGACCCCGCACGAGTTCCAGGCCATGTTGGGGGCACACTATGCCGCTACGGGCGACAAGGCGGGTGAGCGTAAGGTGTTCGACGGCAAGTCGACTTTCGAAAAGGAATACACGCCGTACCTGACCAAGTGGAACGATTTGTTCGACAAGGGATTGGTCAGCCGAGACATGGTCGGTGCCAACGGTGACGATCTGTTCGCGATGTTCACCGCCGGCAAGGTTGCGGTGTACAAGTCCGGCACGTGGGATCTGGACCGATTGAAGCAGTCGGGCGTGAAGTTCGGTCTTGCGCCAAACCCTTCCGTAAATGGGGAAGGACAGTATCTGTCCGGCAATGCCTCACAGGGTATCGCAATCGCGGCCACTGCCAAGGGTGCCAAGCTCGAGGCTGCCAAGAAGCTCCTGACATTCCTCACCAGTGAAAAGGGTCTGGCTCTTCTGGAGAAGAATACGGCGACGGTGATCACTGCGAAGAACTACAAGACCGATGTCATTCCCGAATACAAGGATCTGTATGACAATTACCTGATGAAGGGCAAGTACTATCTGTCGGTGAACAACTGGCCGAGGGGTACGGATGTGCTGCAGGCCGAGATGTACGCTCAGGTGCAGCGTATGGTTCAGGGTGAGATCACTCCGGCTGAGGTCGGCAAGGCGATGGATGAGAAACTCGCTACTGTCGGCTGA
- a CDS encoding carbohydrate ABC transporter permease, producing the protein MSNAKSAAAVPTPAPAKRKGGHVSWRTLEALKGASFTWPFLAGFIFFVIIPVVMALQVSLYSKQKSGLGLGEATTKFVGLQNILNAMRDTTFWAGLGRVALYAVIVVPLTQILSMAIALLIDASSRKMAGRFRIFLLLPYMTPGIVATTIWIYLYSPSVGPLTPFFKAIGLNVNFFSSNMVWGSIGQMAIWGGLGFNMLIMYGSLQAIPGEVIEAARLDGASEFRIARSIKVPYMLTSVALTTMLNIIGTVQLFDQPFLFRSVSPQTITKDFTPAMMIYNQAFQVGNLNYATALSIVLAVIMGIASGIIYKLQNREK; encoded by the coding sequence ATGTCGAACGCGAAATCCGCCGCGGCGGTGCCGACGCCCGCGCCAGCGAAGCGCAAGGGCGGCCACGTTTCCTGGCGTACGCTCGAGGCCCTCAAGGGCGCCTCGTTCACCTGGCCGTTCCTGGCCGGCTTCATATTCTTCGTCATCATCCCCGTGGTGATGGCATTGCAGGTGTCGCTGTACTCCAAGCAGAAATCCGGCCTTGGACTCGGCGAGGCGACGACCAAGTTCGTCGGCCTGCAGAACATCCTCAACGCGATGAGGGACACGACCTTCTGGGCCGGCCTGGGGCGCGTGGCGCTGTACGCCGTCATCGTGGTGCCGCTCACTCAGATCCTGTCGATGGCCATCGCGCTGCTGATCGACGCGTCGTCGCGCAAGATGGCCGGCCGGTTCCGCATTTTCCTGCTGCTGCCGTACATGACCCCCGGCATCGTGGCCACCACGATCTGGATCTACCTGTACAGCCCGTCGGTCGGCCCGCTCACCCCGTTCTTCAAGGCGATCGGCCTTAACGTGAACTTCTTCTCCTCGAACATGGTGTGGGGATCCATCGGCCAGATGGCCATCTGGGGCGGTCTCGGATTCAACATGCTCATCATGTACGGCTCGCTGCAGGCCATTCCGGGCGAGGTTATCGAGGCCGCCCGCCTGGACGGCGCCTCCGAGTTCCGCATCGCCCGTTCGATCAAGGTGCCCTACATGCTCACCTCCGTGGCGCTGACCACCATGCTCAACATCATCGGCACCGTGCAGCTGTTCGATCAGCCGTTCCTGTTCCGCTCGGTCAGCCCGCAGACCATCACCAAGGACTTCACCCCGGCGATGATGATCTACAACCAGGCGTTCCAGGTCGGCAACCTCAACTACGCGACCGCGCTGTCGATCGTGCTCGCCGTGATCATGGGCATCGCATCCGGCATCATCTACAAGCTGCAGAACAGGGAGAAGTGA
- a CDS encoding GH39 family glycosyl hydrolase, giving the protein MVDTCRISVDAATTVGELDHSWRFIGYDECNYTYMPEGKELLAKFGGLDDAPYYVRTHFMFCNGSCTGTQKFGSTNIYRELSDGRVIYDFTYYDLILDSILESGNKPFVELGFMPQHLADPKYHEQPSLAGLDVYKEIGWTYPPEDYGKWHDFILTTARHLAERYGADEIATWYFELWNEPDIFYWSGTVDEYCTLYDNTEHVLHEALPGARLSGPACTGIFLHNGANAFMKQFFRHCREGRNARTGQTGTRLDFITFHAKGSVFPADVTATKAVPSVGSLVHQVRLGLEVIAQEGYSDLDVVISEADPDGWAAGGIADNPNMKYRNSEYYASYVAATYNGIHKLGRELGANVYPLAWAFMFPQEECFAGTRTFSTQGIDKPVFNLFRMLSRMGSHELAMTSSDEADPAYDRRLIDDFDEEAPSHYDGAGAQTVLSGYASRSDDGATQILVYSHCDDIDRQGEHEVELHVRGLKPGQYRLSHYRIDGDHSNAHTVWQAEGRPKYPQGAQYETIKSAGALQELEPERVLDVAGSDDEAGATLRFSMPAHAISLLTLRAA; this is encoded by the coding sequence ATGGTCGATACCTGCCGCATCAGCGTCGACGCCGCAACGACGGTCGGAGAGCTGGATCATTCGTGGCGCTTCATCGGATACGACGAGTGCAACTACACCTACATGCCCGAAGGCAAGGAGCTGCTCGCCAAGTTCGGCGGACTGGACGACGCCCCGTACTACGTGCGCACCCACTTCATGTTCTGCAACGGCAGCTGCACCGGAACCCAGAAGTTCGGCTCGACGAACATCTACCGCGAGCTCTCCGACGGCAGGGTGATCTACGACTTCACCTACTACGATCTCATCCTCGACTCGATCCTGGAGTCCGGCAACAAGCCGTTCGTCGAGCTCGGCTTCATGCCGCAGCATCTCGCCGATCCGAAGTACCACGAGCAGCCGTCGCTCGCCGGCTTGGACGTATACAAGGAGATCGGCTGGACGTACCCGCCCGAGGACTACGGCAAGTGGCACGACTTCATCCTCACCACCGCGAGGCATCTGGCCGAGCGCTACGGCGCCGACGAGATCGCCACATGGTATTTCGAGCTGTGGAACGAACCCGACATCTTCTACTGGTCGGGCACCGTCGACGAATACTGCACGCTGTACGACAACACCGAGCACGTCCTGCACGAGGCGCTGCCCGGAGCCCGCCTCTCCGGCCCGGCCTGCACCGGCATCTTCCTGCACAACGGCGCGAACGCGTTCATGAAGCAGTTCTTCAGGCACTGCCGCGAGGGCCGCAACGCCCGCACCGGCCAGACCGGCACCCGCCTCGACTTCATCACCTTCCACGCCAAGGGATCGGTCTTCCCCGCCGACGTGACCGCCACCAAGGCGGTGCCCAGCGTGGGCAGCCTAGTCCATCAGGTGCGGCTCGGCCTCGAAGTGATCGCCCAGGAGGGGTACTCGGACCTCGACGTGGTCATCTCCGAGGCGGACCCGGACGGATGGGCCGCCGGCGGCATCGCCGACAACCCCAACATGAAGTACCGCAACAGCGAGTACTATGCCTCCTACGTGGCCGCCACATACAACGGCATCCACAAGCTCGGCCGCGAGCTCGGCGCCAACGTGTACCCGCTGGCGTGGGCGTTCATGTTCCCGCAGGAGGAATGCTTCGCCGGCACGCGCACCTTCTCCACGCAGGGCATCGACAAGCCGGTGTTCAACCTGTTCCGCATGCTCTCGCGCATGGGCTCCCACGAGCTGGCGATGACGAGCAGCGACGAGGCGGATCCGGCTTACGACCGCAGGCTGATCGACGACTTCGACGAGGAGGCGCCCTCCCATTACGACGGCGCCGGGGCACAGACCGTGCTGTCCGGGTACGCATCCCGTTCGGACGACGGCGCGACGCAGATCCTCGTCTACTCGCACTGCGACGACATCGACCGGCAGGGCGAGCATGAGGTCGAGCTGCACGTCCGGGGCCTGAAGCCCGGCCAGTACCGGCTCTCGCACTATCGCATCGACGGCGACCACTCGAACGCGCACACCGTATGGCAGGCCGAAGGCCGGCCCAAGTACCCGCAAGGGGCGCAGTACGAGACGATCAAGAGCGCCGGGGCGCTTCAGGAGCTGGAACCGGAACGGGTGCTCGACGTGGCCGGTTCGGACGACGAGGCGGGCGCCACGCTGCGCTTCTCCATGCCGGCCCACGCCATCTCGCTGCTGACGCTGCGCGCCGCCTGA
- a CDS encoding LacI family DNA-binding transcriptional regulator, whose translation MMNTMSGQSEHSNDRSEFENPVTLADIARVTGFSQMTVSNALRDKPKVSAKNRARIKQVAQEMGYQANVAATILRNNRSGIIQVVVDDFEVPFHARIAKYLAQAATGYGYQLLVRQSSSLEREEVRALKSTPGLLYDGIILDAPNITEQQVLEHVQSKPVLVIGDCASFIRINSMDTACVQGSAMAVEHLWQQGCRTFRVLGAAHPSLQSLRHGSGNGFAPRRMAAIDEALQRHGVELAASQCVDCERTLQGGHDAAQRMLADPSWAADVSAAGAPGIGILCLSDTIALGALRALADHDVPVPATAKIMGFDGIPMSAYANPSISTVEMDVPAMAQTVILRMLSMIEARNHHEPLPPVAHDNIPFRLIPRGSTR comes from the coding sequence ATGATGAATACCATGAGTGGCCAGTCCGAGCACAGCAACGATCGTTCCGAGTTCGAGAATCCCGTCACCTTGGCCGACATCGCCAGGGTGACGGGATTCTCCCAGATGACGGTGTCCAACGCCTTGAGGGACAAGCCCAAGGTCAGTGCCAAGAACCGGGCCAGGATCAAGCAGGTGGCGCAGGAGATGGGCTATCAGGCGAACGTCGCGGCCACCATACTGCGCAACAACCGCAGCGGCATCATCCAGGTCGTGGTCGACGATTTCGAGGTGCCCTTCCATGCGCGCATCGCCAAATACCTCGCCCAGGCCGCCACGGGATACGGCTACCAGCTGCTGGTACGCCAGTCGTCCAGCTTGGAACGCGAAGAGGTCCGAGCGCTGAAATCGACTCCCGGCCTGTTGTACGACGGCATCATCCTGGATGCGCCGAACATCACCGAACAGCAGGTGCTGGAGCATGTGCAGAGCAAGCCGGTGCTGGTCATCGGCGACTGCGCCTCGTTCATCCGCATTAATTCCATGGACACCGCGTGCGTGCAGGGATCGGCGATGGCCGTGGAACATCTGTGGCAGCAGGGCTGCCGCACGTTCCGCGTGCTCGGCGCGGCGCATCCGTCGCTGCAATCCCTGCGCCACGGCAGCGGCAACGGCTTCGCCCCCCGACGCATGGCGGCGATCGACGAGGCGCTGCAACGCCATGGCGTGGAGCTTGCGGCCTCGCAGTGCGTGGATTGCGAGCGCACCTTGCAGGGAGGCCATGACGCGGCGCAGCGCATGCTGGCCGATCCGTCATGGGCCGCCGACGTCAGCGCGGCCGGCGCTCCGGGCATCGGCATCCTGTGCCTGTCCGACACCATCGCGCTGGGCGCGCTGCGCGCCCTGGCGGACCACGACGTGCCGGTGCCGGCCACCGCCAAGATCATGGGCTTTGACGGCATCCCCATGTCCGCATACGCCAATCCTTCGATCAGCACGGTGGAGATGGACGTTCCGGCCATGGCGCAGACCGTCATTCTGCGCATGCTGAGCATGATCGAGGCTCGCAACCACCATGAACCGCTGCCGCCCGTAGCGCACGACAACATTCCGTTCAGGCTGATACCGCGGGGTTCCACGCGCTAG
- a CDS encoding AEC family transporter has protein sequence MQQLLKPATFLLIILIGYLLKRCGLFGPRDYRIMQVVVFDCTLPASILVSFATNPNSASLLWVTLFGFLAAFIPVPFVFLASRKRPVADRAFLMLNSSGYNIGNFCFPLLQAFYGGGAIVTGAMFDIGNAIMTTAGSNVMTTSLLHIDPNKPLTEQNAGDAPTLPYRKPATKQESRALLRARLRTIALGFLKSGPFDMYMIMTLVVLFNLPIPALLSDVLEPLANANPFCSMLMVGMLMELPANGKDVRDLLQVIGWRLPFGVLFALAAWFLLPLDPVTRQAVALMCFAPTAVFCTLFTDRVLDNAKLAGFTLATTSFIAMFLMTGLHMMM, from the coding sequence GTGCAACAGCTACTTAAACCAGCGACCTTCCTGCTGATCATTTTGATCGGCTACCTGCTCAAGCGGTGCGGCCTGTTTGGGCCGCGCGACTACCGCATCATGCAGGTGGTGGTGTTCGACTGCACGCTGCCGGCGTCCATCCTAGTCTCGTTCGCCACCAACCCGAACAGCGCGAGCCTGCTGTGGGTCACCCTGTTCGGTTTTCTGGCGGCGTTCATCCCCGTGCCGTTCGTGTTCCTGGCCTCGCGCAAGCGCCCGGTCGCCGACCGCGCGTTCCTGATGCTGAACTCCTCCGGCTACAACATCGGCAACTTCTGCTTCCCGCTGCTGCAGGCCTTCTACGGCGGCGGAGCCATCGTGACCGGCGCGATGTTCGATATCGGCAACGCGATCATGACCACGGCCGGCAGCAATGTGATGACCACCTCGCTGCTGCACATCGACCCGAACAAGCCCCTCACCGAGCAGAATGCCGGCGACGCGCCGACGCTCCCCTACCGCAAGCCGGCGACCAAGCAGGAAAGCCGCGCGCTGCTGCGCGCCCGGCTCAGGACGATCGCCCTGGGATTCCTCAAATCCGGCCCCTTCGACATGTACATGATCATGACGCTGGTGGTGCTGTTCAACCTGCCGATCCCCGCTCTGCTGTCCGACGTGCTGGAACCGCTCGCGAACGCCAATCCCTTCTGCTCGATGCTCATGGTCGGCATGCTCATGGAGCTGCCGGCCAACGGCAAGGACGTGCGCGACCTGCTGCAGGTCATCGGCTGGAGACTGCCGTTCGGCGTGCTGTTCGCCCTTGCGGCGTGGTTCCTGCTGCCGCTCGACCCGGTGACCCGGCAGGCCGTCGCGCTGATGTGCTTCGCGCCGACCGCCGTGTTCTGCACGCTGTTCACCGACCGCGTGCTCGACAACGCCAAACTCGCCGGATTCACGCTGGCCACCACCAGTTTCATCGCGATGTTCCTGATGACCGGACTGCACATGATGATGTGA
- a CDS encoding carbohydrate ABC transporter permease, which yields MIAVPMMRTFYYSFTDYNGFSLHPKFIGLTNYKTVFMDKSILTGLGFTILFAVCTTFFITIFAILLAVELNKKFWGCNFARSMFFFFSVPSMALLGLVWRYIFSPLDTGVVNTVIRWFGGESVPWLSNSHLARFCVIFIAIWAQIGWHATLYIAYLQAIPSDLYEQAEVDGASSRQQFIHITLPQLMPGIVVSTFLLMNGGLKIYDLPFAMLNGGPGFATNTVTQSIIIQGISQGRYGIGSALSVLFTIAVAVVVFVQMGVSTFIEKRFE from the coding sequence ATGATTGCAGTTCCAATGATGAGGACGTTCTATTATTCGTTCACTGACTACAACGGATTTAGTCTTCATCCAAAATTTATTGGTCTAACTAATTACAAAACCGTGTTTATGGATAAATCTATCCTGACCGGTCTTGGATTCACAATTCTCTTTGCGGTTTGCACGACATTTTTCATCACGATCTTTGCCATTCTGCTTGCCGTCGAATTGAATAAGAAATTCTGGGGATGCAATTTCGCCAGGTCCATGTTCTTCTTCTTTTCGGTACCGTCGATGGCCCTTCTTGGTTTGGTCTGGCGGTACATCTTCTCCCCGTTGGACACTGGCGTGGTCAATACGGTGATCCGCTGGTTTGGCGGGGAATCCGTGCCGTGGCTTTCCAACTCCCACTTGGCAAGGTTTTGCGTCATCTTTATCGCCATCTGGGCGCAGATAGGATGGCATGCCACACTGTACATCGCTTACTTGCAGGCGATTCCCAGCGATTTATATGAGCAGGCCGAAGTGGACGGCGCCTCCTCGCGCCAGCAGTTCATCCATATCACCTTGCCGCAGCTTATGCCTGGCATCGTGGTGTCGACATTCCTACTGATGAACGGCGGTTTGAAGATTTATGATCTGCCGTTTGCCATGCTCAACGGAGGCCCGGGTTTCGCGACGAATACCGTGACCCAATCCATCATCATCCAAGGTATTTCGCAGGGACGGTACGGCATTGGCTCCGCGTTGTCGGTGTTGTTCACCATCGCCGTTGCCGTGGTCGTATTCGTGCAAATGGGTGTCTCCACCTTTATCGAGAAGAGGTTTGAATAA